One Helianthus annuus cultivar XRQ/B chromosome 12, HanXRQr2.0-SUNRISE, whole genome shotgun sequence genomic region harbors:
- the LOC110895519 gene encoding uncharacterized protein LOC110895519 isoform X1, with protein sequence MENYNYSAQEVANAFLQQYYRIMQRAPKDGFNFYKEQSIRSHQCADGSMKTATTLQGINDDIMASNIKQWNPDLTTVHAQDSVMESVFVGVLGYLTDNAGVERNFTQTFVLAPQEGGGFYVHNDFLQFLDVIMSSIASLPAWQQAPNKKAEAKNVSYTSLLTKEGSGSSTTTTENIYDDKAIRVKNLPPNMTSESLLKVVKQFGPVKQNGIHIKEYAKDGYRYAFVEFDDPKSARSAIEARFIHFEDRYSEIQYKKLPNQGGHYYNARPSYGCGGYRNNNLWGRDGEGRSNGSWGYQHHGNENFGQTREYYYTCYGYSQDHW encoded by the exons ATGGAAAACTACAACTACTCTGCGCAGGAAGTTGCTAACGCTTTTCTGCAACAATATTATCGTATTATGCAACGAGCGCCTAAAGATGGTTTTAACTTTTACAAGGAGCAAAGTATTCGATCCCATCAATGTGCTGATGGTTCAATGAAAACAGCAACAACATTGCAG GGCATTAATGATGATATCATGGCTTCGAATATTAAGCAATGGAATCCCGATCTAACCACTGTGCATGCTCAAGATTCAGTAATGGAATCAGTGTTTGTAGGAGTATTGGGATATTTGACTGATAATGCTGGTGTGGAAAGAAACTTTACTCAAACTTTTGTCTTGGCCCCACAAGAAGGCGGTGGCTTTTACGTGCACAATGATTTTCTTCAGTTTTTAGATGTCATTATGAGTTCGATCGCTTCGCTACCAGCTTGGCAGCAAGCCCCAAACAAGAAAGCCGAGGCAAAAAACGTGTCTTACACATCACTT TTGACTAAAGAGGGTTCTGGTTCATCAACTACAACAACAGAAAATATATATGATG ATAAGGCGATTCGGGTCAAGAACCTACCGCCCAACATGACATCAGAATCATTACTAAAGGTGGTAAAACAATTCGGACCGGTGAAGCAGAATGGTATTCATATAAAAGAATACGCTAAG GACGGATATCGTTATGCTTTTGTCGAGTTTGATGATCCCAAATCTGCCCGCAGTGCAATAGAG GCTCGCTTCATCCATTTTGAGGACAGATATTCTGAAATCCAGTATAAGAAACTTCCTAATCAAG GAGGACATTATTACAATGCGAGGCCGTCATATGGATGTGGGGGATATAGAAATAACAATTTGTGGGGCCGTGATGGTGAAGGGCGAAGCAATGGTAGTTGGGGTTATCAGCATCATGGCAATGAAAACTTTGGTCAAACTCGCGAGTACTACTATACGTGCTACGGTTACTCTCAAGATCACTG
- the LOC110895519 gene encoding uncharacterized protein LOC110895519 isoform X2, translating into MENYNYSAQEVANAFLQQYYRIMQRAPKDGFNFYKEQSIRSHQCADGSMKTATTLQGINDDIMASNIKQWNPDLTTVHAQDSVMESVFVGVLGYLTDNAGVERNFTQTFVLAPQEGGGFYVHNDFLQFLDVIMSSIASLPAWQQAPNKKAEAKNVSYTSLLTKEGSGSSTTTTENIYDDKAIRVKNLPPNMTSESLLKVVKQFGPVKQNGIHIKEYAKDGYRYAFVEFDDPKSARSAIEARFIHFEDRYSEIQYKKLPNQGGHYYNARPSYGCGGYRNNNLWGRDGEGRSNGSWGYQHHGNENFGQTREYYYTCYGYSQDHW; encoded by the exons ATGGAAAACTACAACTACTCTGCGCAGGAAGTTGCTAACGCTTTTCTGCAACAATATTATCGTATTATGCAACGAGCGCCTAAAGATGGTTTTAACTTTTACAAGGAGCAAAGTATTCGATCCCATCAATGTGCTGATGGTTCAATGAAAACAGCAACAACATTGCAG GGCATTAATGATGATATCATGGCTTCGAATATTAAGCAATGGAATCCCGATCTAACCACTGTGCATGCTCAAGATTCAGTAATGGAATCAGTGTTTGTAGGAGTATTGGGATATTTGACTGATAATGCTGGTGTGGAAAGAAACTTTACTCAAACTTTTGTCTTGGCCCCACAAGAAGGCGGTGGCTTTTACGTGCACAATGATTTTCTTCAGTTTTTAGATGTCATTATGAGTTCGATCGCTTCGCTACCAGCTTGGCAGCAAGCCCCAAACAAGAAAGCCGAGGCAAAAAACGTGTCTTACACATCACTT TTGACTAAAGAGGGTTCTGGTTCATCAACTACAACAACAGAAAATATATATGATG ATAAGGCGATTCGGGTCAAGAACCTACCGCCCAACATGACATCAGAATCATTACTAAAGGTGGTAAAACAATTCGGACCGGTGAAGCAGAATGGTATTCATATAAAAGAATACGCTAAG GACGGATATCGTTATGCTTTTGTCGAGTTTGATGATCCCAAATCTGCCCGCAGTGCAATAGAG GCTCGCTTCATCCATTTTGAGGACAGATATTCTGAAATCCAGTATAAGAAACTTCCTAATCAAG GAGGACATTATTACAATGCGAGGCCGTCATATGGATGTGGGGGATATAGAAATAACAATTTGTGGGGCCGTGATGGTGAAGGGCGAAGCAATGGTAGTTGGGGTTATCAGCATCATGGCAATGAAAACTTTGGTCAAACTCGCGAGTACTACTATACGTGCTACGGTTACTCTCAAGATCACTGGTGA
- the LOC110893238 gene encoding uncharacterized protein LOC110893238 yields MAAMTVRPTPHTDVSSQTTVVCQICDKPGHRANNCYHRFNSNSGGRGGRWRPRGGRSGGRYGNHRGGFNQQSTNRWSTEGIRGYSANIAACYGSGDSNFGVRVPNFGGNIPGQIDSRIFGESLPGYNFGGNISGYPNGSGILGPGPCVTSVPGPNNSDSNIGSGFGPNHFVNWTHSATVSGARPSSVLNSGPANSNVSTGSTNSGVAGHFGLVADLSSACDLVDSWIPDSGASAHMTGELSLVFDSVPYTGTERVVIGDGTSLAISHIGFAHLRLSSSTITLRHVLVVPGLAKNLLSITQLVIDHPLTITFSHVGLIIQSLTGQLIHHTRGSPYQLYSLTAVAAVSRETWHSRLGHPSDGVMARFSFLRTLDKSMCSHCVACSTSKSTRLPFDSIVSHSIVPLHVIHCDIWGPSPVFVS; encoded by the coding sequence ATGGCAGCCATGACTGTTCGACCTACTCCACACACTGATGTTTCTTCTCAAACAACAGTTGTGTGTCAAATCTGTGACAAACCTGGACACCGTGCTAATAATTGTTACCATCGATTTAATTCGAACTCTGGTGGACGTGGTGGACGATGGAGGCCACGCGGTGGTCGAAGTGGTGGTAGATATGGCAATCATCGAGGAGGcttcaatcaacaatcaacaaatCGGTGGTCGACTGAAGGGATTAGAGGCTACAGTGCGAATATTGCTGCTTGTTATGGTTCTGGGGACTCTAATTTTGGAGTTAGGGTTCCTAATTTTGGGGGAAATATTCCAGGTCAAATTGACTCACGCATATTTGGAGAATCTTTACCAGGTTATAATTTTGGGGGAAATATTTCGGGTTATCCAAACGGTAGTGGTATTCTTGGTCCGGGTCCGTGTGTTACTAGTGTTCCTGGCCCAAACAACAGTGATAGTAATATTGGATCAGGCTTTGGCCCAAATCATTTTGTAAACTGGACCCATTCTGCTACTGTGTCAGGAGCTAGACCTTCTAGTGTTTTGAATTCTGGACCAGCGAATTCAAATGTTTCTACAGGATCAACAAATTCTGGTGTTGCTGGTCATTTTGGGCTTGTAGCCGACTTGTCATCCGCATGCGATTTGGTTGACTCGTGGATTCCAGATTCAGGAGCTTCCGCACATATGACTGGTGAGCTATCACTTGTTTTTGATTCGGTTCCTTATACCGGTACTGAGCGGGTTGTTATTGGTGACGGTACATCTCTTGCTATATCTCACATTGGTTTTGCCCATTTGCGCTTATCTAGTAGTACCATCACACTTAGACATGTCTTAGTAGTTCCTGGCCTAGCCAAGAACTTACTATCTATTACTCAGCTTGTGATTGATCATCCACTTACTATTACTTTTTCTCATGTTGGTTTGATTATTCAGAGTCTCACAGGACAGCTCATCCACCACACGCGTGGTAGTCCTTATCAGCTGTATTCGTTGACTGCTGTTGCAGCTGTGTCTCGAGAGACGTGGCACTCTCGCTTAGGACATCCATCTGATGGAGTTATGGCTCGTTTTTCATTCTTACGTACTTTAGATAAATCCATGTGTTCTCATTGTGTTGCTTGTAGTACATCGAAATCTACACGTTTACCGTTTGATTCGATTGTATCTCACTCTATAGTACCATTACATGTGATTCATTGTGATATTTGGGGACCCTCTCCTGTTTTTGTCTCGTGA
- the LOC110895519 gene encoding uncharacterized protein LOC110895519 isoform X3, whose protein sequence is MENYNYSAQEVANAFLQQYYRIMQRAPKDGFNFYKEQSIRSHQCADGSMKTATTLQGINDDIMASNIKQWNPDLTTVHAQDSVMESVFVGVLGYLTDNAGVERNFTQTFVLAPQEGGGFYVHNDFLQFLDVIMSSIASLPAWQQAPNKKAEAKNVSYTSLLTKEGSGSSTTTTENIYDDKAIRVKNLPPNMTSESLLKVVKQFGPVKQNGIHIKEYAKDGYRYAFVEFDDPKSARSAIEARFIHFEDRYSEIQYKKLPNQGGHYYNARPSYGCGGYRNNNLWGRDGEGRSNGSWGYQHHGNENFGQTREYYYTCYGYSQDH, encoded by the exons ATGGAAAACTACAACTACTCTGCGCAGGAAGTTGCTAACGCTTTTCTGCAACAATATTATCGTATTATGCAACGAGCGCCTAAAGATGGTTTTAACTTTTACAAGGAGCAAAGTATTCGATCCCATCAATGTGCTGATGGTTCAATGAAAACAGCAACAACATTGCAG GGCATTAATGATGATATCATGGCTTCGAATATTAAGCAATGGAATCCCGATCTAACCACTGTGCATGCTCAAGATTCAGTAATGGAATCAGTGTTTGTAGGAGTATTGGGATATTTGACTGATAATGCTGGTGTGGAAAGAAACTTTACTCAAACTTTTGTCTTGGCCCCACAAGAAGGCGGTGGCTTTTACGTGCACAATGATTTTCTTCAGTTTTTAGATGTCATTATGAGTTCGATCGCTTCGCTACCAGCTTGGCAGCAAGCCCCAAACAAGAAAGCCGAGGCAAAAAACGTGTCTTACACATCACTT TTGACTAAAGAGGGTTCTGGTTCATCAACTACAACAACAGAAAATATATATGATG ATAAGGCGATTCGGGTCAAGAACCTACCGCCCAACATGACATCAGAATCATTACTAAAGGTGGTAAAACAATTCGGACCGGTGAAGCAGAATGGTATTCATATAAAAGAATACGCTAAG GACGGATATCGTTATGCTTTTGTCGAGTTTGATGATCCCAAATCTGCCCGCAGTGCAATAGAG GCTCGCTTCATCCATTTTGAGGACAGATATTCTGAAATCCAGTATAAGAAACTTCCTAATCAAG GAGGACATTATTACAATGCGAGGCCGTCATATGGATGTGGGGGATATAGAAATAACAATTTGTGGGGCCGTGATGGTGAAGGGCGAAGCAATGGTAGTTGGGGTTATCAGCATCATGGCAATGAAAACTTTGGTCAAACTCGCGAGTACTACTATACGTGCTACGGTTACTCTCAAGATCACTG A
- the LOC110893239 gene encoding uncharacterized protein LOC110893239, which translates to MNFSSLSIRGILGGGKSMWVKELRLNNNIGEIALQESKLESVSRANLVGFWGNNSFEFCYTGSVGLSGGLIWMWDPDSINIEVFVQNRCFLIIRGTLSGNGPVINMVNVYAPQNTEAKCQLWNELSILIRSYEGKWILTGDFNAVRFIEERKNSYFKAVYAENFDKFIFDNGLQEYPLQGCQFTCIRDNGRKLSKLDRFLVCSEFFNAWPLACARVLPGRHSDHCPIILEVIDHNFGPRPFRIFSSWISQPGFEEAVTEANDSFVSDAKEKENVNVALSELETLEMEMENRDLAEEEEWIMAENKKVIKEVDLRKNADLRQRSRLKWALDGDENSKLFHAMVNNRKAVNSIRGLTINDEWCTKPKLIKKEVLTFFIDKFKESVPNRPKLVC; encoded by the exons ATGAATTTTTCATCCCTTAGTATTAGAGGTATTCTTGGGGGTGGAAAGTCTATGTGGGTTAAAGAGCTGAGGTTAAATAACAATATTGGGGAGATAGCGCTTCAAGAATCCAAATTAGAGAGTGTTTCCAGAGCTAATTTGGTTGGGTTTTGGGGTAATAATAGTTTCGAGTTTTGTTATACTGGTTCGGTTGGTCTTTCTGGCGGTTTAATCTGGATGTGGGATCCGGACTCGATTAATATTGAGGTCTTTGTGCAGAACAGATGCTTCCTGATTATCAGGGGCACGTTGTCCGGTAATGGGCCTGTTATTAATATGGTCAATGTATACGCGCCTCAAAATACAGAAGCTAAATGTCAGTTATGGAATGAATTATCAATTTTGATCCGTTCATACGAAGGAAAGTGGATTCTAACAGGCGATTTCAATGCTGTACGTTTCATTGAAGAAAGGAAAAATTCTTACTTTAAAGCGGTTTATGCCGAAAACTTTGACAAGTTTATTTTTGACAATGGGTTGCAAGAATACCCTCTTCAGGGATGTCAATTCACATGCATCAGGGATAATGGTAGAAAATTAAGTAAGTTGGACCGTTTTTTGGTGTGTTCGGAATTTTTTAATGCTTGGCCTTTGGCATGTGCTAGAGTTCTTCCTGGGAGACACTCTGACCACTGCCCTATTATATTGGAGGTTATCGATCATAACTTTGGCCCTAGACCGTTCAGGATTTTCAGTTCTTGGATTAGTCAACCAGGATTCGAGGAAGCGGTGACCGAGGCAAATGACAGTTTTGTTTCGGATG ctaaagaaaaagaaaatgtgaACGTGGCTTTATCCGAATTGGAGACGCTTGAGATGGAAATGGAGAATAGGGATCTCGCCGAGGAAGAAGAATGGATTATGGCTGAGAATAAGAAAGTTATTAAAGAAGTAGATTTGAGGAAGAATGCCGATCTTAGACAAAGATCGCGTCTGAAGTGGGCTTTAGATGGGGATGAAAATTCCAAACTTTTTCATGCTATGGTGAATAATAGAAAAGCCGTTAACTCGATTCGCGGTCTTACCATTAATGATGAATGGTGTACCAAACCTAAGTTAATAAAGAAAGAAGTTCTCACGTTCTTCATAGACAAGTTTAAAGAGAGTGTTCCGAATAGACCGAAGTTGGTGTGTTAG